DNA sequence from the Malus sylvestris chromosome 10, drMalSylv7.2, whole genome shotgun sequence genome:
AggaaatattatattatatatacttgATCTCTTCTGGCTAGCTTAGCTACTTAGATTTTCAAATTCAACGTGTGAATGGGACTTTGGAATGGCATATTTGGGATCGGACGAGAAGTGTGAACATAGATGTGCAAATGGAATCTTTGACTtgggaattttaacaaaattaatcaatttatatatttGGAGCAACAACTTCACCAATTCTAGCTATTTAGTTGGTACATTTCGACAATAGCATAAATTGTTCGTACATGTGGACCTATGAGTGTATAACGGTTGTTAACGCTGAGCAATTTTAGGCCCGAATAGTGATGCGGGTTGGGAAGAGTGTCTTAGAAAGCTCAAGAGAAATTTGAGAAGCCCAATGCTCAAAGAGCTGACAGGAGGATATATCTGAGCGTAGTAGCCGACTGCTCATGAGCCTAGCTCGACCGGGGGATGCAAGAATCTCACGCCCGCCAAGAGCACGTTGGCAGAGTTCCCAAAGACAGGTGTACTCAGATGCCAATCACGCCACATGACAACTACCATTCAGTGACAAAGACATAGGACAAGACGTAAAGGTAGTGGAATGGTGCTCTGGGTAGGGTTGGATAAACAAGGCCGAACGAGGCGCTCAACTCGTACCGCTCTGACATGACTCACTATTCAAGCTGAGCACCAACTTATAGTCCTCGATGTaaatttcaacaaaataaaacctTCTAAATTAAAGTTACAGTAAGAACGAAATATCCATGGATGATTGTTGGACAAACTTAACTTCTGATTTGGAAAAGCACTTGGAAACTAAATACTAGAATATATGATGGTGGTTTGAAAAGCATGTGTAgtcctaaaaaaagaaaaaaagacgaAGAGGATGAAACCAATTAGATTGTCAAACAAGTTGAATGATCTTATGTGGAAAGGCACTTTAGTAACCAAACATTGAGGCTATTAATTTCGTCACTATTACAGGAATTTTACCGGAGATACAGAATTTGCATAGGATGGAATATTGGGGttttaaaccctaaaaattgGTTTTACATAAGTTTTTTTAAGCATGTTCTTCATTGACCAAGGAAGCTTTCTGAACAagaaatataaaacaaatagtTAATGACAATCTTCTCGtctttttatgtttattttgaaCTCATTAACAATGCTGATTTTTTTCTATTTGATGGACAATGGTGTATAGGAAGATGGAGGCTCTATTTGCAATGGAAAAATAATCTTTTAATTAATTGAGATTTATGTTAATTTATTGCAAAGTCATTGCCATATTATTGCTGGCTCATTGATGAGTcgatttcatattatatattaaaaaagaaaaaaaagagaagtcATTGCCACATCACCTATTAATTCAGTGATAAtcattttaacttttagtttcgACCATTAGATGTATAATATTTGTCCATTGATCCTAATCCTAAAAAGTAGAATTGTAAGTAATATTGGTTATATTTTTGTGTATGGCTCCCTAATACACGCCGATCACACTTTTACTCCTATTTTCCTTCCTCCTCCCTCTTCGACTACAACAAATACATGACGGTACATTTGGTCAAGACCACCAACGAGCAGTCACCACCTTCCACGTACGTAAAATTTGTCATTAGAATCATTCGATGGTTATATGAAATTTGTTTATTACTGATTATCTTGGTTGTATTATTTCAGAAAATGACTAGGTTTGGTGCTATATTGAATTGCAATGGTAGGTGGGTTGACACCAAATACATTGATGGTCAAGTGAAATCAACGGTTGGCCAGATAACGTCACTTATGAAGAGTTAGTGCATGTCATACTTCAACGATTAGGTTTTGATGCAAGAAACTGTGAAATCGAAGTATTTTATCATTACAAGACAAATTTGGGATTGTGCAATATGGTGGAGATATGTGACAATGACGATGTGACTACTTGGgtttgtaaaaacctttccaAAGTTCCACTGTAcattaatatcaaaagaaagTTTTCCGGATGTGAAATTGCAAGTAACCATGGCAATGCAATTATAAACTATTTGGCTTTATTATCGAAGGTAAGGTTACAAACGTCTCTCTAACTATGTTACATTTCATGAAACGTAAGGGGTTTCTAAGGTCTTGCAGAACAAACATCTCTCTAACTCTGTTACATTCCAGAGGTTCTAAATACGTTATTGATCATTGGTTTGCTATTTCAGATGACTCGAGAAAGAAAGatctaaaaaacaaacatttgtgGGAAGATTTGGACTTGGAGAGCTACCTGACGGCAGCGGCGGCGGCCCCGCGCTGGGGTAGAGAGCCACAAGTTTGTGATGTTGTCCCACATTTCTTTTGATATGGGTCCAATTGGACTAAAAATtagacctatttcaaaagtcaaaagtcaTTAAAAATTTGACCTATTTCAAAAGATGGGCTATAAAATtgaacctttttcaaattttccctttattttacaTCTCTGAGAATTCTACTCCAATGAAAAAGATGTAACCCAACTTCCAAAAACGTAAAAGAAAGATGCAAATATACCTTTCTATTTACATCTTCCCATCGAAGATCAATAATTTACCACCCGTAATTGGAGAGCTTTCCagctaagaaaaaaaatatacaagcTCTTGTAATATCAGCTACAAAGCCCAATAGCGAATGTCCGAGCAACAATCGCATCCCTCAAATTCATCTATCATGGATCCACCCATAACCTAAACGTCAACAAAGATATACTAgcaaatgctaaggagactcttaaAAGTAGGACATTCCATGAACTCTCGGTCGGCTCATCTTTGTGGCACAATTCTCGTGCCAACTCATAAAACAATGTGCAAAAGCAGCCAAACAAATGAGGTGGCAAAAAGTCCGGAGTCCACtttgagagtctccttagcatttctcaagaCATAAATACAGAGATTTTAAAACGTTTCATGTTTTTAAACCCGGAGATCCAAGTGAATTACGTTCAAGAATTAGACATAAACCGACTGCCAaaacaacaaattaaattttcaaTGCCATGCATTTAAGTCCAAATGATGCCATTCATCTCCCGATCAGTTTTTAAGTCTTAAAACTATATATACAAAATACCTAATAAAAGTTGGCAACAGAACATTTCACATTGAAGTCTCACGCAATGCCATTGATTCTCAAAGATCAGTTTCAAGTCTTCAAACCACGTACTATCTAAGCAGCTCAGATAATTGGCTCAGAGCTCTTCAGCGGGTCCAGCTTCCTTTCTCTTTTCCACTGTAGGTGATTCGAACCCACCCGTCTTTGTCCCTGTTTTTCTCATCGACTTCGGACATCAAGGTAGTACCTGCGCAACATTGGAACAATTAGAGTGACTACATCCGGACCTATGTTGGGACAATGATGGATATTATTACTTCCGGCCTACAACAAAAATGTGATGTAGCTATGCTCACCAATGGGAGGTTCGGTGTTCTTAAAGTAGACAAACATCGACTTCTTCCATGGAAAATCATGCTGAATCCTTAACCGAATAAAATCAACAAATTCTTTGAGAGGCATATCACAGTGGACATTGTATCTGCAGTGAAAAACATAGGACAGGTGACAGAATACATGTGAGAACCCTTCATCCAACACAAGCATGTACATCTTATTTCATCTCTATTTCCTCCTATTTGTTTCTGACAGGTTTCGTAACATATGATGTAAAAAACGAGGGGTGGGAGCGTCAAATCACTATAATCAAAGCAAAAAGGAATCAGAAACAAACTTTGTCATGTCAATATCAGGAATGTCACTGCTTACATCCTTCTCCACACTCACCTGCACAAAGGCTCAAATTAGAGCATCCTACGTATTAACTCCACCGAAGGCATACATAGCTAATAAAGTGAAAGTCTTACAGTTATATGATCCGGTTCCCTTGCCCTCAATTCCCAAGCATTTAAAAACACTGGTGTGTACGTCCCCGGGTAATCCCTGAACAAATATCCAAAGCATAGATGAAAAAACAGCAATCCCATTTCATTGTAGCAAATACAAATCAAGATAATCTAAAGCACAAGGGAAAGGGCAACAAATTAACTACCTGTATACATAATGGTTCCAGGGGTCCAACGGACCAATCCACCTTGAAATCTGAATCTTCCCGATTTTCCTACAAGCATAAATGAAAAGGGAACAACCTTTATTCTAGTTTCCATTGCAgcaaaaaaaatatgataattAATGAACAAGGGAAtcgacaactaacttccccctCTTGAACCTGCCAGGAGCTATGTCACTCCTTGCAGCAGCTTTATTAGCAGTAGTCTTCCTCCTGACCCTGCAAGGATGTAAACATACATATATGATTCAGCTAAAGTGTATCTTACCACCGCCCCTCTGTAGGATGCACTATTCCAAGGGTCTAACACCTGAATGGGCCATATGCggctgaaaataaataaaaaagtaggAATAAATGAAAGGGGAAGCATGCATCGTGTTGCAAATCCATTCCCTTGTCGACAGAAACAAAAATCAAGACAAATTTAaagtaattaatgaaaaggtATTGGCAGACTAACTACCTGCCCTCCTCCTTGAGCTCTGGCACATAAGCCTCCGCACGCACTGAAATTTGTGAGTACTCAGAGAGAGCATCATGGAGTCGAGCCTCTTCTAAGTATGACTCAGCTTCTCTCTCAGATAAAACATGTTGCGTTTCAAATATCATGTTTTAAGTCTTTGTTAGGCAGCCCCATTTGTTTTACAAATTAAGCATGTGTTTTAGAAATGTTCTGGCTTACATGGTGCATGTCTCTGTTTTATGATTTTCTTTATTAATAATTCGATTTGCTATACTAGTCAATCTCTGTCCTTGTTCCCCATGTATCCACTACAATGATTGTAAAACATGACCATGTTTTGGACTTGGTCACTGCTTCCCAGATTGATTGGATGAAGGTAACACTTGCTTCTGACATTTACATTGGTTTGAGCTTAAagtattttgttcttatttcaTGATGCTCACAAATCTTCATATTTTGTCACTTTCAATCATGGAAagtcaaaataaaaaagcaagcAAATGTGCAGGGCCATGGCCTGGGAAGGCCCATGGCCATATGAGGAGAataagggggggggggggttggcgCCCCTGGAGCAGGTTATACCCAAGGGAAAGGAAGACGCTGAGGTGGTAGACAACTAAGTCATCGCCACTGCCGCCCCATTGTATATGGCCAACGGCGCGGAAATGACATTGATTTTATGAGGGAATATCATGAGGCGGTGGCTGCTAGTTTGAAATATGTCCTCACACTCCTTTTGCAAGATTATGTGAGTGTTGGGGACATGATTTCGCACATACGGAGAGTTGTTGATGTCGACGGAAATCGGGCATTGACCGTGCTGCACCGGATTACCTTTATGATGAGGCAGAATGGCTAGAAAGTCCGATGGACAGTAGAGGAAGCTAGAATAGCTGTGTGTGATGATTTCCGCCAGACTGTCCAATCAGTAGAAATTGTTTTTCGTGTTGCAGGAACAGTAGGGGTCAAAATCCACGGTCATGTAAGGCAGCTGGCTAGGAGAGAGATTCCCACCTTGACTGAATTGGTAAACCGGATTCGCCTTTGGGCAGCAGTAGATGGAGATCGAGAGAGGTTTGAGGTGCAGATAGCTGGGCAGGTGATGAATTACGACTCCGACGAGATTGAGACTTATAGCTACAGGGTAGGCTGGGGGAGGGCAGTCATTGCTCTGTGGGGTGTGTGGGTCTCAAGGTAGAGATCACTCTATAAAGGAAGGGGTTAAGACTGTGACTTTGATTTAACGGTAATACAAGTAAACAATTCAAAAGTATAGGATTATAGCCGACTTATCGAACTAAACAATCTTTGCAAGGATAAGAATTTGGATCTAATCtgcttttgttttcaaagtGATCAGATTTTTTATAGCTGACTGAATTTGGAAATGAGCAATCCTGACCCCTTAAAATAAGGCCTGCCCTCAGACCACAACATTGTTCAAGTCAACTACAAAAAATCTCATCactttgaaaacaaaagcaGATTAGATCCAAATTCTTATCCTTGCAAAGATTGTTTAGTTCGACAAGTCAGCTACAATCCTATACTTTTGAATTGTTTACTTGTATTACTGTTAAATCAAAGTCACAGCCTTAgccccttccttccttcctttacAGACTGATCTCTATCTCGAGACCCGCACACCCCGCAAAGCAACGACTGCCGTCCCCCAGCCTACCATGTAGTTATAAGTCTCAATCTCATCGGAGTCATAATACATCACCTGCTCGGCTATCTGCACCTCAAACCTCTCTCAATCACCATCTACGGCTCCCCAAAGGCGAATCCGGTTTACCAATTCGGTCAAGGTGAGAATCTCTCTCCTAGCCAGCTGCCTCACATGAACGTGGATATTGACCTCTATTGTTCCTACAACACGAAAAGCAATTTCTTCTACTGATTGGACAGTCCGGCAAAAATCATCCCACGCAGCTATTCTAGCTTCCTCTACCATCCATCGGACTTTCTGGCCATTCCGCCTTATCATAAAGGTAATTCGGTGCAGCACAGTTAATGTATGATTCCCGTCGACATCAACAACTCTCCGTGTGTGTGAAATCATGTACCTAACTCTCACATAATCCTACAAAGGGAGTGTGAGGACATATTTCAAACTAGCAGCAGCCACTGCCTCGTGATATTCCCTCATCAAATCAATGTCATTACCACACCACTGGCCATATACAATGGGACGGCAGCGGCGGGGACCCAGTTGTGTGCCACCTCCAACACGTCCTCCTACTCCTATGGCCATAGGCCCTCCTTGACCATGGCCCTGCACATTTGCctgcttttttattttgactTTTCATTACTGAAAGTGACAAAAAAACACGAAGATTTGTGAGCATCAtgaaataagaacaaaatactATAAGCTCAAACCAATGTAAATGTAAGAAGCAAGCGTTACCTTCATCCAATCAATCTGGGAAGCAGTGAGCAAGTCCAAAACATGGCCATGTTTTACAATCATTGTAGTGGATGCATTTGCAGGGGAAGGACAGAGATTGACTAGTACAACAAATCGAATtattaataaagaaaataaaaaaacagagaCATGCACCATGTAAGCCAGAACATTTCTAGAACACATGCTGAATTTGTAAAACAAATGAACAGATGGGGCTGCCTAACAGAGGCTTAAAACATGATATCTGAAACGCAACATGTTATATTTAAGAGAGAAGCTGAGTCATACTTAGAAGAGGCTCAACTCCATCCCTCTGCAAATTCCTAATGCAATCACACTCATTATCCTGATGAAGCAGCAGAGCCCAAAACAATAACCAAATTAAAAGCCAAAACAGAAGAAAACAGACAAACAAACCTGACCCTGGTTGGTCAAATGTATTGCAATCAAAGGAGATGAGGAGTGCCAAGTTTTGGTATAGCGTTGCAATGGAATCAGGGTGCAAAGCTACAGAGGTAAATACAACATAAACCTTAACAACAAACAGTTGAGGTTAAAGTATCACCTCAAGCGGAAAGTAAGCTAGCTTCTTTAGTTTCGCAACAGTGATGCATGGGAAATCTGCTGATTCACACACCGGTAGGTTTTTATAAACGGCAAAGTATTCAGAACATGTAATTTCTTCTCCATCACCATACTGCTCTTGTTTTGATTTCAGAAAGAACCTAGACATAAATGTGTTGCGGTAAATTCTTCGATTAAATCAGAAACCAGAAATTGAGATGATCTTTTAAGCCTACTTTACAGATGGCATGGATATAAGAAGGAACAAATGCAATAGAGTAGACTGATGACTGACTGAGGAAAGAACAACAGTAAGTACTCACTGTTTTGCTACATTCTGCCTTAGGATGATATCAAGAACCCACACTGCCTCCAATGAAGAGGAATCAAAACTGATCTGTGAAACAGGAGAATGATTAAAGCTCAATTTTGGTTGCAACTCTAGATCATGTAAATATAATACatcagaaaaatattaaaaataacagAAAAGGGAATTCAGATAGGACCAACAGGTAACTAATAAGAAACTCAACCACAATTGCTTTCATTGGGATTTTAGTCTCAAGGTTGACCTGCAGCTTTAACGTTTTGGAATGAAATTGCTTCTCAACTCTCGTCCCGTCTCCCTCACTCCCAACATGCTCAGAGCCCCTCCCAGGGCTTGCATTCTTCCAAGATATTTGTGCAAAAGGAGCAATGAGACAATGTCCTTATTCAATAAAAGAGCAAGAAAATGACATAATAAACGACGTGTTAGTACCTGAAATGGTTGGTCACCGCCACAGTAAGCAATTCTTTCTCTCCATAGGACTTGTTCACCGCCACTTTGAAATGGTTGGTCAGAATCCTTTGCCCCTTTTGTTCCATTGGCAGGCCTTGCCATGGGaataagttttggagttgatGTATTTGTAAATAGCTCAACAGGCTTTTCTTCTGCTACAAGCATGACAACATGAGGAGGAATCAtgggtggaggtggaggtggaggaagTTCAACTCCTTCAGGATTTAAAAACTCCATTTCCCAAGACCTGCTCAACCACAAAGCCCATTCCATCAAAACTTTAATACAAATAATTGCCAGAGAGTGAGAACAATTTGCATTCCATCAAAATTTCTAGCAGCCTAACTAAGCATACATTGTAAATGGCATGACTGTGGGTTAAAATCTGACAAGAGAGAGATGGCGGTGGAGAGAAAGAACCCACTAACCTAAAATTCAGAACGCACAGTCGACTTTCTTTGCACTCTGATAGGGAGAGAGGTGAAGGCGGAGAGAAAGAACCGAACAACCTGAAACCCATAATCCACCACCGGCTTTCTGAGAGAAAGAACCCACTAACGTAAAACCCAAATGCACCGCCGCTGGGCTTCTTTGCAatctgagagagagaggtgaaagTGGAGGTACAGGTAGAGAAAATGAGGGCAAAATGTAGTAGTACAGTTGCTGGGACCCCGAGGCTCTGCCTGTCCTCTGCAGTGGGAGGGCAGGGGTTGTGTGATGGCCAAGTCCTAAGTCTAAattacctcttttttttttctttttttttaatgtaactTGGTGTAAAAAGGGCTTTTGCagcaaaaaaatttcaatgtgcCGGTAAATTTTCTAATATTATGTGCCATTATATATAATGGAGAAGTCAGAAAATTATATTAAAAGAGGCATTTAAGCCAAATGAAAGATTGCAATATAATTAATGGGagaaaaattaaaagttttatttttttgtattgacatgaaagtttttaattaaacaaGAATGGTGGAGCCTTATATATTGTATTAAAAACCTAGTATTGAAATAATCATATAATAAATCAAAACCTGTACaagttttgattaaaaaaaataaacacatcATATTCGAACAAAAAATTAAGATCGTTACTTAAAATAAGATCATGCTCGAGACTGTATAAGCCCTTGTTTTATATCAACTGGCTAAAAAATAGGGTATgatttttatatgtaaaacagatgaccattataacaaaaaaagagaccttagttttaatatgataaaaaaataaggCAAATTATGAGGGCATTTTTATTAtttcagtttaaaaaaaatctgaaaaatgtTGGCATACCAGCAACTCTCGAACCGTGGACACTCAGAATTGCAAAAACCCACTAACCAATGAGCCACATGCTCATTTCTGTTAAAACCTGCAGAAA
Encoded proteins:
- the LOC126587319 gene encoding uncharacterized protein LOC126587319 isoform X1, with protein sequence MMLSLSTHKFQCVRRLMCQSSRRRAAAYGPFRVRRKTTANKAAARSDIAPGRFKRGKKIGKIQISRWIGPLDPWNHYVYRDYPGTYTPVFLNAWELRAREPDHITVSVEKDVSSDIPDIDMTKYNVHCDMPLKEFVDFIRLRIQHDFPWKKSMFVYFKNTEPPIGTTLMSEVDEKNRDKDGWVRITYSGKEKGSWTR
- the LOC126587319 gene encoding uncharacterized protein LOC126587319 isoform X2 — translated: MEGRGEFYLEIDYPDVRAEAYVPELKEEGRVRRKTTANKAAARSDIAPGRFKRGKKIGKIQISRWIGPLDPWNHYVYRDYPGTYTPVFLNAWELRAREPDHITVSVEKDVSSDIPDIDMTKYNVHCDMPLKEFVDFIRLRIQHDFPWKKSMFVYFKNTEPPIGTTLMSEVDEKNRDKDGWVRITYSGKEKGSWTR
- the LOC126587318 gene encoding uncharacterized protein LOC126587318 isoform X2 → MGFRLFGSFSPPSPLSLSECKESRLCVLNFRSWEMEFLNPEGVELPPPPPPPMIPPHVVMLVAEEKPVELFTNTSTPKLIPMARPANGTKGAKDSDQPFQSGGEQVLWRERIAYCGGDQPFQNASPGRGSEHVGSEGDGTRVEKQFHSKTLKLQVNLETKIPMKAIVISFDSSSLEAVWVLDIILRQNVAKQFFLKSKQEQYGDGEEITCSEYFAVYKNLPVCESADFPCITVAKLKKLAYFPLEDNECDCIRNLQRDGVEPLLINLCPSPANASTTMIVKHGHVLDLLTASQIDWMK
- the LOC126587318 gene encoding uncharacterized protein LOC126587318 isoform X1 produces the protein MGFRLFGSFSPPSPLSLSECKESRLCVLNFRSWEMEFLNPEGVELPPPPPPPMIPPHVVMLVAEEKPVELFTNTSTPKLIPMARPANGTKGAKDSDQPFQSGGEQVLWRERIAYCGGDQPFQNASPGRGSEHVGSEGDGTRVEKQFHSKTLKLQVNLETKIPMKAIVISFDSSSLEAVWVLDIILRQNVAKQFFLKSKQEQYGDGEEITCSEYFAVYKNLPVCESADFPCITVAKLKKLAYFPLEDNECDCIRNLQRDGVEPLLINLCPSPANASTTMIVKHGHVLDLLTASQIDWMKVTLASYIYIGLSL